The sequence TGGATCAAGGCAAAACCTGCGACCAAAAGACCAAGCCAGACTAAATTCACTTTTAAATTTTGTTTCATGGCTTACACCTTCTCTTTCACATTTTTACCGAGGATACCTGCTGGACGGATGAGCAAGATCACAATCAAGATGGCATACACAATGGCATCACGGAAGTCTGAAAGACCAATCGCTGTAGCGAAGGTTTCCAACAAACCGATAACAAATCCACCTAGGGCAGCACCTGGAATAATTCCGATTCCTCCAAGAACGGCCGCGACAAAGGCTTTGATCCCTGGTGTCATCCCCATCAAAGGCTCGATCGAGTTGTAATACAAACCAATCAAGACACCACCAGCACCTGCCAAGGCTGATCCCAAAGCAAAGGTAAAGCTGATCGTACGGTTTACGTTGATCCCCATCAACTGAGCGGCATCACTATCGACAGATACAGCCCGCATGGCTTTCCCCATCTTTGTCTTTTGAATAATAAATTGAAGAGCGACCATCAAGAAAACAGACACTCCCAAGATCATCAACTGAATATTGGAGATTGAAATAGGACCGAAGTTGTAACGAACCGTTTTAATCACTTGCGGGAAGGAACGGGTATTGGCCCCTACGAAGAAGACCATCCCATATTCGAGCAAGAAGGAAACCCCGATGGCTGTGATCAAGGCTGCAATCCGAGTCGAATGACGAAGCGGACGATAAGCCAGATATTCAATTACAACCCCTAAAATAGCTGTCCCAACCATCGCTAGGAGCAAGGCTACAAAGAAGTTCACTTTCCACGAGTTCAATAAGAAATATCCCATAAAGGCACCTACCATGTAGATATCCCCATGGGCAAAGTTGATCAATTTGATAATTCCATACACCATGGTATAACCAAGGGCCAAGAGTGCATAGACACTCCCCAAGATTAGACCGTTCACTAATTGCTGGAGCATTTGAACCATCCTTTCTAACAATAAAGAGCGAGGCCAGGAATTTTCATTCTCCCAGCCTCTTGTACAAACAACAAATGATAATTATGGTTTAACAGACTCAACTGATTTGACTTTACCATCTTTCAAGCCAATCATAAGAGCTGATTTAACCGGGTTGTGGTTC comes from Streptococcus parasanguinis ATCC 15912 and encodes:
- a CDS encoding branched-chain amino acid ABC transporter permease, with translation MLQQLVNGLILGSVYALLALGYTMVYGIIKLINFAHGDIYMVGAFMGYFLLNSWKVNFFVALLLAMVGTAILGVVIEYLAYRPLRHSTRIAALITAIGVSFLLEYGMVFFVGANTRSFPQVIKTVRYNFGPISISNIQLMILGVSVFLMVALQFIIQKTKMGKAMRAVSVDSDAAQLMGINVNRTISFTFALGSALAGAGGVLIGLYYNSIEPLMGMTPGIKAFVAAVLGGIGIIPGAALGGFVIGLLETFATAIGLSDFRDAIVYAILIVILLIRPAGILGKNVKEKV